In Brachyhypopomus gauderio isolate BG-103 unplaced genomic scaffold, BGAUD_0.2 sc129, whole genome shotgun sequence, the genomic window ATATCCCATAGTACAACTAAAGAGGACACACATGCAATTTCTACAACAGCATCATACACCAGTAGTCAAACTCCTACAGATAAACATTCAATTCCTACAGTAGAAAAACTGACAGTAACCACATCAACACCACTTCCACAAAAGCCAGACAACCAAGTTTCTACAGATAAACCTGCATTTGTTGGAAAAGTTTCTACAACAGTAATGTCAGCACTGACCCCCACACATATAAAGGCCTCCACTACTGCTGCAACAGAACGGTCTGCCTCTTCGATCACAAAGCATGCTGACAGCCACCTCTCAAATACTTCACCAAACATACCAACTAATGTGTCAAGAGTTAGGATTTCAAATTTCACAAATCAAGTTGCTACCGTACAAGCAGGACAAGGTCAAACATTAGGGACAGGTCAACCTACAGCATATAAAGGCTTTGAAAGTAGTACAGCAGAAGCAGTTGTGAAGACTGTACATTCTACAGCACCAAATATCACAGAAATGACAAGTTCAGCTTCTACAACAACAGAAGATGTAAGAGTTACCAGAAGTCATCTTCCTTTGTCTTCTACTGAACCTGTAAAGGTTTCTGTCACTATGAAACCACCTGCATCTCCAAAGACAACCATACTACTAGCGTCAATCAACATTACAACTAAAGCTTCATCAGCTGCTATAACCACTTTaactacagagtctactgctgTTACCACAACTGTCGTACCTACCAGACAAAACTCAAAGGGTTCTGTCTCTTTGAAACCAACTGAAGCTCTCACAACCGTAGGTCCCAATCATAATTTTCCCACAAACTTTACTTCTAACGTAGTGCATGCAACTGAAATTTCTGCAGTTTCTTCAAATCAAACTCTCCGCACAGCATCAGCTGTGAATATTGAATCTTCACCGTCAGTGCAGTCCACTACATACCAAGGCACAGGATATGTTGCCCCCATATCCCATAGTACAACTAAAGAGGACACACATGCAATTTCTACAACAGCATCATACACCAGTAGTCAAACTCCTACAGATAAACATTCAATTCCTACAGTAGAAAAACTGACAGTAACCACATCAACACCACTTCCACAAAATCCAGACAAGCAAGTTTCTACAGAAAAGCCTGCATTTGTTGGAAAAGTTTCTACAACAGTAATGTCAGCACTGACCCCCACACATATAAAGGCCTCCACTACTGCTGCAACAGAACGGTCTGCCTCTTCGATCACAAAGCATGCTGACAGCCACCTCTCAAATACTTCACCAAACATACCAACTAATGTGTCAAGAGTTAGGATTTCAAATTTCACAAATCAAGTTGCTACCGTACAAGCAGGACAAGGTCAAACATTAGGGACAGGTCAACCTACAGCATATAAAGGCTTTGAAAGTAGTACAGCAGAAGCAGTTGTGAAGACTGTACATTCTACAGCACCAAATATCACAGAAATGACAAGTTCAGCTTCTACAACAACAGAAGATGTAAGAGTTACCAGAAGTCATCTTCCTTTGTCTTCTACTGAACCTGTAAAGGTTTCTGTCACTATGAAACCACCTGCATCTCCAAAGACAACCATACTACTAGCGTCAATCAACATTACAACTAAAGCTTCATCAGCTGCTATAACCACTTTaactacagagtctactgctgTTACCACAACTGTCGTACCTACCAGACAAAACTCAAAGGGTTCTGTCTCTTTGAAACCAACTGAAGCTCTCACAACCGTAGGTCCCAATCATAATTTTCCCACAAACTTTACTTCTAACGTAGTGCATGCAACTGAAATTTCTGCAGTTTCTTCAAATCAAACTCTCCGCACAGCATCAGCTGTGAATATTGAATCTTCACCGTCAGTGCAGTCCACTACATACCAAGGCACAGGATATGTTGCCCCCATATCCCATAGTACAACTAAAGAGGACACACATGCAATTTCTACAACAGCATCATACACCAGTAGTCAAACTCCTACAGATAAACATTCAATTCCTACAGTAGAAAAACTGACAGTAACCACATCAACACCACTTCCACAAAATCCAGACAAGCAAGTTTCTACAGAAAAGCCTGCATTTGTTGGAAAAGTTTCTACAACAGTAATGTCAGCACTGACCCCCACACATATAAAGGCCTCCACTACTGCTGCAACAGAACGGTCTGCCTCTTCGATCACAAAGCATGCTGACAGCCACCTCTCAAATACTTCACCAAACATACCAACTAATGTGTCAAGAGTTAGAATTTCAAATTTCACAAATCAAGTTGCTACCGTACAAGCAGGACAAGGTCAAACATTAGGGACAGGTCAACCTACAGCATATAAAGTCTTTGAAAGTAGTACAGCAGAAGCAGTTGTGAAGACTGTACATTCTACAGCACCAAATATCACAGAAATAACAAGTTCAGCTTCTACAACAACAGAAGATGTAAGAGTTACCAGAAGTCATCTTCCTTTGTCTTCTACTGAACCTGTAAAGGTTTCTGTCAATATGAAACCACCTGCATCTCCAAAGACAACCATACTACTAGCGTCAATCAACAATACAACTAAAGCTTCATCAGCTGCTATAACCACTTTaactacagagtctactgctgTTACCACAACTGTCGTACCTACCAGACAAAACTCAAAGGGTTCTGTCTCTTTGAAACCAACTGAAGCTCTCACAACCGTAGGTCCCAATCATAATTTTCCCACAAACTTTACTTCTAACGTAGTGCATGCAACTGAAATTTCTGCAGTTTCTTCAAATCAAACTCTCCGCACAGCATCAGCTGTGAATATTGAATCTTCACCGTCAGTGCAGTCCACTACATACCAAGGCACAGGATATGTTGCCCCCATATCCCATAGTACAACTAAAGAGGACACACATGCAATTTCTACAACAGCATCATACACCAGTAGTCAAACTCCTACAGATAAACATTCAATTCCTACAGTAGAAAAACTGACAGTAACCACATCAACACCACTTCCACAAAATCCAGACAAGCAAGTTTCTACAGAAAAGCCTGCATTTGTTGGAAAAGTTTCTACAACAGTAATGTCAGCACTGACCCCCACACATATAAAGGCCTCCACTACTGCTGCAACAGAACGGTCTGCCTCTTCGATCACAAAGCATGCTGACAGCCACCTCTCAAATACTTCACCAAACATACCAACTAATGTGTCAAGAGTTAGAATTTCAAATTTCACAAATCAAGTTGCTACCGTACAAGCAGGACAAGGTCAAACATTAGGGACAGGTCAACCTACAGCATATAAAGGCTTTGAAAGTAGTACAGCAGAAGCAGTTGTGAAGACTGTACATTCTACAGCACCAAATATCACAGAAATGACAAGTTCAGCTTCTACAACAACAGAAGATGTAAGAGTTACCAGAAGTCATCTTCCTTTGTCTTCTACTGAACCTGTAAAGGTTTCTGTCACTATGAAACCACCTGCATCTCCAAAGACAACCATACTACTAGCGTCAATCAACAATACAACTAAAGCTTCATCAGCTGCTATAACCACTTTaactacagagtctactgctgTTACCACAACTGTCGTACCTACCAGACAAAACTCAAAGGGTTCTGTCTCTTTGAAACCAACTGAAGCTCTCACAACCGTAGGTCCCAATCATAATTTTCCCACAAACTTTACTTCTAACGTAGTGCATGCAACTGAAATTTCTGCAGTTTCTTCAAATCAAACTCTCCGCACAGCATCAGCTGTGAATATTGAATCTTCACCGTCAGTGCAGTCCACTACATACCAAGGCACAGGATATGTTGCCCCCATATCCCATAGTACAACTAAAGAGGACACACATGCAATTTCTACAACAGCATCATACACCAGTAGTCAAACTCCTACAGATAAACATTCAATTCCTACAGTAGAAAAACTGACAGTAACCACATCAACACCACTTCCACAAAATCCAGACAAGCAAGTTTCTACAGAAAAGCCTGCATTTGTTGGAAAAGTTTCTACAACAGTAATGTCAGCACTGACCCCCACACATATAAAGGCCTCCACTACTGCTGCAACAGAACGGTCTGCCTCTTCGATCACAAAGCATGCTGACAGCCACCTCTCAAATACTTCACCAAACATACCAACTAATGTGTCAAGAGTTAGAATTTCAAATTTCACAAATCAAGTTGCTACCGTACAAGCAGGACAAGGTCAAACATTAGGGACAGGTCAACCTACAGCATATAAAGTCTTTGAAAGTAGTACAGCAGAAGCAGTTGTGAAGACTGTACATTCTACAGCACCAAATATCACAGAAATGACAAGTTCAGCTTCTACAACAACAGAAGATGTAAGAGTTACCAGAAGTCATCTTCCTTTGTCTTCTACTGAACCTGTAAAGGTTTCTGTCAATATGAAACCACCTGCATCTCCAAAGACAACCATACTACTAGCGTCAATCAACAATACAACTAAAGCTTCATCAGCTGCTATAACCACTTTaactacagagtctactgctgTTACCACAACTGTCGTACCTACCAGACAAAACTCAAAGGGTTCTGTCTCTTTGAAACCAACTGAAGCTCTCACAACCGTAGGTCCCAATCATAATTTTCCCACAAACTTTACTTCTAACGTAGTGCATGCAACTGAAATTTCTGCAGTTTCTTCAAATCAAACTCTCCGCACAGCATCAGCTGTGAATATTGAATCTTCACCGTCAGTGCAGTCCACTACATACCAAGGCACAGGATATGTTGCCCCCATATCCCATAGTACAACTAAAGAGGACACACATGCAATTTCTACAACAGCATCATACACCAGTAGTCAAACTCCTACAGATAAACATTCAATTCCTACAGTAGAAAAACTGACAGTAACCACATCAACACCACTTCCACAAAATCCAGACAAGCAAGTTTCTACAGAAAAGCCTGCATTTGTTGGAAAAGTTTCTACAACAGTAATGTCAGCACTGACCCCCACACATATAAAGGCCTCCACTACTGCTGCAACAGAACGGTCTGCCTCTTCGATCACAAAGCATGCTGACAGCCACATCTCAAATACTTCACCAAACATACCAACTAATGTGTCAAGAGTTAGAATTTCAAATTTCACAAATCAAGTTGCTACCGTACAAGCAGGACAAGGTCAAACATTAGGGACAGGTCAACCTACAGCATATAAAGGCTTTGAAAGTAGTACAGCAGAAGCAGTTGTGAAGACTGTACATTCTACAGCACCAAATATCACAGAAATGACAAGTTCAGCTTCTACAACAACAGAAGATGTAAGAGTTACCAGAAGTCATCTTCCTTTGTCTTCTACTGAACCTGTAAAGGTTTCTGTCACTATGAAACCACCTGCATCTCCAAAGACAACCATACTACTAGCGTCAATCAACAATACAACTAAAGCTTCATCAGCTGCTATAACCACTTTaactacagagtctactgctgTTACCACAACTGTCGTACCTACCAGACAAAACTCAAAGGGTTCTGTCTCTTTGAAACCAACTGAAGCTCTCACAACCGTAGGTCCCAATCATAATTTTCCCACAAACTTTACTTCTAACGTAGTGCATGCAACTGAAATTTCTGCAGTTTCTTCAAATCAAACTCTCCGCACAGCATCAGCTGTGAATATTGAATCTTCACCGTCAGTGCAGTCCACTACATACCAAGGCACAGGATATGTTGCCCCCATATCCCATAGTACAACTAAAGAGGACACACATGCAATTTCTACAACAGCATCATACACCAGTAGTCAAACTCCTACAGATAAACATTCAATTCCTACAGTAGAAAAACTGACAGTAACCACATCAACACCACTTCCACAAAATCCAGACAAGCAAGTTTCTACAGAAAAGCCTGCATTTGTTGGAAAAGTTTCTACAACAGTAATGTCAGCACTGACCCCCACACATATAAAGGCCTCCACTACTGCTGCAACAGAACGGTCTGCCTCTTCGATCACAAAGCATGCTGACAGCCACCTCTCAAATACTTCACCAAACATACCAACTAATGTGTCAAGAGTTAGAATTTCAAATTTCACAAATCAAGTTGCTACCGTACAAGCAGGACAAGGTCAAACATTAGGGACAGGTCAACCTACAGCATATAAAGTCTTTGAAAGTAGTACAGCAGAAGCAGTTGTGAAGACTGTACATTCTACAGCACCAAATATCACAGAAATGACAAGTTCAGCTTCTACAACAACAGAAGATGTAAGAGTTACCAGAAGTCATCTTCCTTTGTCTTCTACTGAACCTGTAAAGGTTTCTGTCAATATGAAACCACCTGCATCTCCAAAGACAACCATACTACTAGCGTCAATCAACAATACAACTAAAGCTTCATCAGCTGCTATAACCACTTTaactacagagtctactgctgTTACCACAACTGTCGTACCTACCAGACAAAACTCAAAGGGTTCTGGCTCTTTGAAACTAACTGAAGCTCTAACAACCGCAGGTCCCAATCATAATTTTCTCACAAACTTTACTTCTAACGTAGTGCATGCAACTGAAATTTCTGCAGTGTCTTCAAATCAAACTCACCGCACAGAATCAGCTGTGAATATTGTATCTTCACCGTCAGTGCAGTCCACTACATACCAAGGCACAGGATATGTTGCCCCCATATCCCATAGTACAACTAAAGAGGACACACATGCAATTTCTACAACAGCATCATACACCAGTAGTCAAACTCCTACAGATAAACATTCAATTCCTACAGTCGAAAAACTGACAGTAACCACATCAACACCACTTCCACAAAATCCAGACAAGCAAGTTTCTACAGAAAAGCCTGCATTTGTTGGAAAAGTTTCTACAACAGTAATGTCAGCACTGACCCCCACACATATAAAGGCCTCCACTACTGCTGCAACAGAACGGTCTGCCTCTTCGATCACAAAGCATGCTGACAGCCACCTCTCAAATACTTCACCAAACATACCAACTAATGTGTCAAGAGTTAGGATTTCAAATTTCACAAATCAAGTTGCTACCGTACAAGCAGGACAAGGTCAAACATTAGGGACAGGTCAACCTACAGCATATAAAGGCTTTGAAAGTAGTACAGCAGAAGCAGTTGTGAAGACTGTACATTCTACAGCACCAAATATCACAGAAATAACAAGTTCAGCTTCTACAACAACAGAAGATGTAAGAGTTACCAGAAGTCATCTTCCTTTGTCTTCTACTGAATCTGTAAAGGCTTCTGTCAATATGAAACCACCTGCATCTCCAAAGACAACCATACTACTAGCGTCAAACAACAATACAACTAAAGCTTCATCAGCTGCTATAACCACTTTaactacagagtctactgctgTTACCACAACTGTCGTACCGACCAGACAAAATACCACCACAATACAGCCTGTTGGTTTATCTGCTCAATTATCCACCCAGGCCACCACAACCACTCCTGTGCCAGCTAAGCCACAAGAAGGAGTTCTTATTTTAGAGTTCCGCATCCAGCGAGTTTTCATTCCTGCTTATAATGATCCGTCTTCAGCTCAATACAAGAATCTTGCCCTCAATATCACCACGCAGGTAATGAAACAATGACacaattcatttttattttaatggtTATTCAAAAAAATTGAGCTTAATTTATTTAGTGGAAATGCAGCAAAGTATCAGAAGCTTTGGGAAACATTGTAAAATAAAATGACCTATCAGAGTATCAATGTCAAAAGCTTTGGAAAGCAACGTACTAGGTGATAGGTGAGCTAATGACAGGTAATAGTGCATCAGCTAATAGTGCATCAGTGTCAGAAGCTTTGGGAAGGCTGCATGTTTTGTCATATTGCCTCTATTCTTTCATTTGCAGTTGATTACATTCTACAAAGTGAAGTTCCCCCTCACATTTCGTCGATGCTATGTCTTAAGATTTTGGTATGgtatttccttttttttcaCTTTACAGTATGCTTGTCCTTAGCTCAGGTGGTCCCATAAATCATAATCATATGTCTAATCTTTCTTTATTATCATAGAGATGCTTCTTTTGTTTAGACCTTTATTGTAATTGTAATACTACTCTCCCccctctttatatatatatatatatatatatatatatatatatatatatatatatatatatatatatatatatatatatatatatagaaccatcagggcaaataaattattcaactgtgtctatt contains:
- the LOC143499011 gene encoding uncharacterized protein LOC143499011 yields the protein MVFDEITVITQKDFTQVMVSYLKSTQQVNISGVPCGTDDHTSAWLGFSFGKFSVFLTLDDLQSLIPHLSCFESLDLLTASQVATLDPQSSRVLNNSEMINKLFNCLDEGDAFQNIEEFLTHLIQNPGNLQINPMVRDIMMNRTFEIIVVHFQDFSMSEWIDWFERLLLPVLPSLTSEMLITTTSYADCAVYHVIVEGMSLVFEQMSLTRQQEIVHVLVMYLKKAEILNSLGMSCGTNDTSTWLVENFGKFSTYITLEDLQSLNYFSTNFTTKAVHSTEISAVSSNQTHRTFTAVNIVSSPSVQSTTYQGTGYVAPISHSTTKEDTHAISTTASYTSSQTPTDKHSIPTVEKLTVTTSTPLPQKPDNQVSTDKPAFVGKVSTTVMSALTPTHIKASTTAATERSASSITKHADSHLSNTSPNIPTNVSRVRISNFTNQVATVQAGQGQTLGTGQPTAYKGFESSTAEAVVKTVHSTAPNITEMTSSASTTTEDVRVTRSHLPLSSTEPVKVSVTMKPPASPKTTILLASINITTKASSAAITTLTTESTAVTTTVVPTRQNSKGSVSLKPTEALTTVGPNHNFPTNFTSNVVHATEISAVSSNQTLRTASAVNIESSPSVQSTTYQGTGYVAPISHSTTKEDTHAISTTASYTSSQTPTDKHSIPTVEKLTVTTSTPLPQNPDKQVSTEKPAFVGKVSTTVMSALTPTHIKASTTAATERSASSITKHADSHLSNTSPNIPTNVSRVRISNFTNQVATVQAGQGQTLGTGQPTAYKGFESSTAEAVVKTVHSTAPNITEMTSSASTTTEDVRVTRSHLPLSSTEPVKVSVTMKPPASPKTTILLASINITTKASSAAITTLTTESTAVTTTVVPTRQNSKGSVSLKPTEALTTVGPNHNFPTNFTSNVVHATEISAVSSNQTLRTASAVNIESSPSVQSTTYQGTGYVAPISHSTTKEDTHAISTTASYTSSQTPTDKHSIPTVEKLTVTTSTPLPQNPDKQVSTEKPAFVGKVSTTVMSALTPTHIKASTTAATERSASSITKHADSHLSNTSPNIPTNVSRVRISNFTNQVATVQAGQGQTLGTGQPTAYKVFESSTAEAVVKTVHSTAPNITEITSSASTTTEDVRVTRSHLPLSSTEPVKVSVNMKPPASPKTTILLASINNTTKASSAAITTLTTESTAVTTTVVPTRQNSKGSVSLKPTEALTTVGPNHNFPTNFTSNVVHATEISAVSSNQTLRTASAVNIESSPSVQSTTYQGTGYVAPISHSTTKEDTHAISTTASYTSSQTPTDKHSIPTVEKLTVTTSTPLPQNPDKQVSTEKPAFVGKVSTTVMSALTPTHIKASTTAATERSASSITKHADSHLSNTSPNIPTNVSRVRISNFTNQVATVQAGQGQTLGTGQPTAYKGFESSTAEAVVKTVHSTAPNITEMTSSASTTTEDVRVTRSHLPLSSTEPVKVSVTMKPPASPKTTILLASINNTTKASSAAITTLTTESTAVTTTVVPTRQNSKGSVSLKPTEALTTVGPNHNFPTNFTSNVVHATEISAVSSNQTLRTASAVNIESSPSVQSTTYQGTGYVAPISHSTTKEDTHAISTTASYTSSQTPTDKHSIPTVEKLTVTTSTPLPQNPDKQVSTEKPAFVGKVSTTVMSALTPTHIKASTTAATERSASSITKHADSHLSNTSPNIPTNVSRVRISNFTNQVATVQAGQGQTLGTGQPTAYKVFESSTAEAVVKTVHSTAPNITEMTSSASTTTEDVRVTRSHLPLSSTEPVKVSVNMKPPASPKTTILLASINNTTKASSAAITTLTTESTAVTTTVVPTRQNSKGSVSLKPTEALTTVGPNHNFPTNFTSNVVHATEISAVSSNQTLRTASAVNIESSPSVQSTTYQGTGYVAPISHSTTKEDTHAISTTASYTSSQTPTDKHSIPTVEKLTVTTSTPLPQNPDKQVSTEKPAFVGKVSTTVMSALTPTHIKASTTAATERSASSITKHADSHISNTSPNIPTNVSRVRISNFTNQVATVQAGQGQTLGTGQPTAYKGFESSTAEAVVKTVHSTAPNITEMTSSASTTTEDVRVTRSHLPLSSTEPVKVSVTMKPPASPKTTILLASINNTTKASSAAITTLTTESTAVTTTVVPTRQNSKGSVSLKPTEALTTVGPNHNFPTNFTSNVVHATEISAVSSNQTLRTASAVNIESSPSVQSTTYQGTGYVAPISHSTTKEDTHAISTTASYTSSQTPTDKHSIPTVEKLTVTTSTPLPQNPDKQVSTEKPAFVGKVSTTVMSALTPTHIKASTTAATERSASSITKHADSHLSNTSPNIPTNVSRVRISNFTNQVATVQAGQGQTLGTGQPTAYKVFESSTAEAVVKTVHSTAPNITEMTSSASTTTEDVRVTRSHLPLSSTEPVKVSVNMKPPASPKTTILLASINNTTKASSAAITTLTTESTAVTTTVVPTRQNSKGSGSLKLTEALTTAGPNHNFLTNFTSNVVHATEISAVSSNQTHRTESAVNIVSSPSVQSTTYQGTGYVAPISHSTTKEDTHAISTTASYTSSQTPTDKHSIPTVEKLTVTTSTPLPQNPDKQVSTEKPAFVGKVSTTVMSALTPTHIKASTTAATERSASSITKHADSHLSNTSPNIPTNVSRVRISNFTNQVATVQAGQGQTLGTGQPTAYKGFESSTAEAVVKTVHSTAPNITEITSSASTTTEDVRVTRSHLPLSSTESVKASVNMKPPASPKTTILLASNNNTTKASSAAITTLTTESTAVTTTVVPTRQNTTTIQPVGLSAQLSTQATTTTPVPAKPQEGVLILEFRIQRVFIPAYNDPSSAQYKNLALNITTQLITFYKVKFPLTFRRCYVLRFWMGSVGVDTQLIFNNDSVVPNVTTVAESLDSAINKSEIFLNIVPNSIVVTSNIESTTTTSSTVLYTQTQISQNNFPSKPVNSTMTSLHSTPILLSAGLIFSFLINAPL